TTTAGAATATTCATCTAAATTCTGCCGTAATTTGTCACTTACTAATACCGAATTTCAGCAGGAATAAAGGCATGGTGActtttgttttctagaaaaatatattttctattttctttaaaaagattgaaaacaaatttaattttaaatttaatgaacATATTTTGTTGCGACAGAAtataatttaatgaatttaacctttaaaattttaaaattcgaaaaagTAGAgattaaaaaatcaaattaatgcACAAGGACTAAATCCATAAATTTATAATCTACAGGGACTAAAAGCAGAATTTAAGCTAGTAAATTGCTataggaaaataataaatatgttatTTTGAAGAAAAATAAGGGTCGAGAGCGTGCCAAGTGGTGGAGTGAAAACAAGTTGAGCAAATGATGAATTTGCTCAGACACGCAGGTCTCTCGATGGGTTGAAAGGGTCAGGACACAACAAAATGGGTTAAATAAATCCCCCACCCAGTTGGCCAAAGTATTAAACTAAAGAAGCAAAAGCAGCATGGAAATGGCAGTTCATTGCAATTCCGCTTCCTTGTCTTGCAAAACCTGGAGAAACAGAGGCCCCACACTCTTACCCGCCCGTCTCTGCTCACTTCCTCAAACCCCATTTAGCTTCCGTTCAGATACATTAAAGCTCTCAACTTGCAGGTATAACAACTTAAATGTCCCATTCTTTTTGTTTGTTTAAGTGCTTGACTTATtttttaattagttaattgatTTTCGATTTGGATTGGTTTTACAGTTGGGATAAGGTGGCTTCTGCTGTTGCTTCTGAAGAAAGTGCAGTTGGGTCAAGCTCTTCTGGGACTGATGTATTCAACCTCACTTACCTGGAGGTAggttttattattgttattgttattgtaAATTCAGTTATATTGaaacttcttttttttcttttttgaaaaaattgtTGTTGACAACATGGTTTATATTATTGGTATATAGGGGAATAGTTGGCTGTGGGATATAAGTGGGGTGAGAGTTTTGGTTGATCCAATATTGGTGGGTAACTTGGATTTTGGTATTCCATGGCTCTATGATGCTGCCAAGAAATTTTTGAAGAATTTCCaggttttttcttcttctttagtATCCATGTTTCTGATCTTTGTAggacttatttatttatttatttatggttAATCATCTTTGGCGTTCTACTCTGTGCGTGTTTGTTATAATTGGAATCTAACTTTGTTTGTGCAGCTTACTGACCTTCCTCAAGTTGATTGCTTACTCATAACACAAAGCCTTGATGATCACTGCCATTTAAAAACCTTAAAACCGCTCTCCGAGATGTCCCCAAATCTCAGAGTCATTGCTACTCCAAATGCCAAGCCGTTGCTGGACCCTCTTTTCAGAAATGTGAGTTAAAAAGTTTAATTTAGTTTTCAGAGCTGCTTCTTGTAGGCATCTGTTTGCACTTCAGTCTCCACTGCATTTTTGTGGTTTCATTCATGGAATATATCATCATAAATAGATACTAGTGTTGAATGTAGGCAAGTTAGGACAGAACTTGTCATTTCATTAAGCTATTTTGTAGTAGAGCACCTGGTTCTAAACTAATTTGCAAGCTTATGATTTTACACCCAGTTCACCTTAGCTTTAGAAATTTTCAGGTTACATATCTAGAACCTGGTCAGGAGTCCGAAGTTGAAGCAGAGAATGGTTCCAAAGTCAGAATTCGAGCTACTGCTGGGCCAGTTCTGGGTCCTCCATGGCAACGACCTGAGAATGGgtaaagcttccaagcttcaaCTTGTCAATTTGACTTTGCATCCTCCGTTACTAACCATTGGTATCTTATCAATGTCCCTTCTAGAGTTCTATCTTCACATATTAGGTTTCTTGCCCCAATGTCTTGGAATTATGTGTTTCAGGTATCTAGTCATTTCTCCACGGGGTCAATTGACTCTCTATTATGAACCTCATTGCGTATAAAATGAAGATTTTCTTGGGAAGGAGCATGCTGACATTGTTATCACCCCAGTGATCAAGCAGCTTCTTCCAAATTTTACTCTGGTTTCTGGACAAGAAGATGCAGTGCGATTAGCTAAACTGCTCCATGCCAAGTACATTACCTGAACTAGTCCTTGAATCTATGCCTAATCAACGTTTTACTGTTCCCATGCATATGACCTTTCCTTGATTCTTTTTTAGGTTCATTGTGCCAATGAAAAATGGAGATCTTGATAGCAAAGGATTTCTTGCCAGTATAATCGAGGGTGAAGGAACAATTGAATCATTCAAGGTCAATTCCTTTCTCCTTTcttgaaaaataaatgaattggCTGGCGCCCATTTGATATATTCATCCAGAAATGGTTTTAAGGTCATTGGCAAACACTTTTTCTTGTATTGGGACCTAAACTCACATATCCACCTCCTGTGGTGTTCATCTTCAGGACTTGGTCCGACTTATCTTCCAATTTGTATCACTCAGTAAATATTGTTATTTTGATGTAGTAGATATTCAAGTGGCTGAGACTAGTGTTTTTTCCATTTGAAATACAGGAGCTTTTGTCGAAGGAACTACCAGATGCAAAGACTTTAGAGCCCACACCTGGTGAACCATTGCAAATTCCTCCCCCCTAAAATCTCTACATTTGCTAGTAAAACTAAAAAGAGAAGGGTAAAAGTGGATAGGTTAAAATGTGTCGTATGTCTTTGTGCTCttcacaaatttagaatttaatctgTGTCGAACATACGTTTGTATTTGTATTGTATCCGAATTATACTTGTATTAGTgaaacttaattaaaaaaagaaGTTATATTAAATGGTTGATATATCCCATTTcaattatatatgtatttatatttctatttttaattttattgagtTGCCATTACTTGTCtaataacatcaaatttaatCAAAGAGATAGATTTATCAgagaaataaattcaaatttagttTAGAACAAATGTACCTGTTTGTGGAACTCTGGGCTGTGAAAAAGGAATGCATTGTGTATGTATGGCCTGACCCCAAACTTGGTATGTTATTTTTgggtaaatatatatttttatatatatatatatgtttgaatttaatatttaattcggTACTTATATTATTTTGTTTAAATTGGTACTCATGTTAAGCTTCCTTTACATAAAATGACACATGAGTCCAACAATATTAATTTTTACATGATCTAATGAATATTTGACATGTGGTGATAGTGATGTTATCATCTAAAAATTAATAATACtattaaaaaaactaaataaTTATAGTGTAAaatagaatttttatttattaatttttatcaaatcaaccctaaaactcaaattaaatattaaaaagctgataattttatgtttgggTATCAAAATATAACTCCTCGAGACCACACTTACTACACATGAGAAATCTCAAGCTCGTTGATTACCCAATTATTTTAAAAGTCATATCCTAAAACATCACATCATCATCACTACAAGAGAACAAGATATAACTTCACTATCAATAAACTCAAGACGTGTCTCCCATATATAAACTCTACATAATATTTAAGAGAAGGTCCAATACACAAAAACCacttcatcttcttcttcctcctcttaTCTAAACTTACTTCCTCAAACATCCTCACTAGATCCTTTATTCAATGGTTCTCCGCCTCAATCAAAGGTGAACCACCATCCTTACCTTCGTCTCTTCCTCCTTGTTAATTctagtaattaaaaatataaaaattttaattttttataaaaagttatttttagataaaaaattaaaaatatagtatTATTTGGATTTAAAAGATAGAGAAATTAgattctttaaaaagaaaaaaaagtaaattagaaATAGGAAAGGGATTTGgaatatatatttaacacatttataATTCGTTTGACTCCAACTCTAGCCTTTGGACGTATGGTAAATCTAATATTGAACAGAAACTCTATTAAAATGGGCATTGACTTTAGGTAGTGCAATTGAGTGTATTCATTCATTGCTTACTGTGCTGTCAAACCCTAATCTAATCAACCCTTACAAGCACCTTTTAACCCCTCAACTCACTTAACAACAACAAAAGAAATAATGAAATTTGGTAGCCAAATTagaatttaagtttaatttattaaatatgaaattggggAATTTCAAGTTGAAGAATATTAGTCAGCCATGACATTGCAACTCAATAGTTTTCATGATTCGCAAACCATTGTGTTAttctttcttaaaaaaaattaaaaaaaaaattaaataaaagaaaaagaaagtaaatGTTATTGGTCTTAGCTGTAATCGCATATATGGTATATATTGGTGTATGACAAATTTCATTTTCAGAAAAGATGGTAAGAAATGTTGACCTAACTGATGAGCATTTCTTAAACACGAGATTTTCGAGCAATATGTTTTGTCAGTCGAATATTCTCAAAAATTTACCCTATCATCATCAACAATGAATAAACCAAGAAATGACTTTTGTCTACTCTTCTTCCAACTTTGTTTTTTAATATGTGAAGAGTCATTTGGCCTTAGGTTCACTCAAGGGCCGCTTTTCCATCACGAGGGAattctcttttatatatataatcagACAAACAATCCCCCTACTCCATGGATCCATCTCTCTCTCTCCCAAATCACTCCATTCTGCCTTACATTATTCtcattattactatttttttttttagttggaTATATATTCTAAATTGcaacaaatataataatataagatttaaatcaaaataaaaaattttaaaaaaaactacaACTGAGCCTTCATTGGTTAAATGGAAAGACCCACATGCACCGAATACCaacttaaattaataaataaaaatgaaatgtgGGGAATCTTGGACAAAGTAAGATTCTTTAATTTCTTAGGATCTGTTAACTAAAATTGATGTTGCTTTCCTCGTTTCCTAGGTGGCTGTAACAATAAAGATAAGTTAAACAAATAGAGAATATACTTTGGACAATAAGATGATAACATTTCCATTTGTATTCAAAATCTGAACAAAGCATAAATTATTCTTCAAGAATGGAAGTGGACCCTTCCATTACTCCATAAACAGACACTGTctctttgatttttatttttaatcccaAAGGAAAAAAAGAATTGGGTTGGCAATGAGAACAAGTCGTACATAGAATATTAGGAAATGGCCACTTGCATCAAACCCTTAACCTGGATTTCAGGTTTAATATTGTTTTGGAGTTGGAGCCAATGAGCATCGTTGGACTTAGATTCTTCCCAAAGCCATCACGTTTTTTATTAACCCCCATGCAAAATTCATCTATGCTGTTGTGTTATGGGGCCTGTGGGGGCTTTCTCATTATTACCACCATTATGTTCCCCACGACAGTAATAACACTTTAATTACTGGACATGGTAAGTAATAGGGTTTAATCCTGATCTCTTTGATTATCGATTATGATTTTTTTTCCCattgacccattccttattagaTTATGACTTGACTTTCTAATCACACTGACTTCCAAATGAAGCTAATTAACAAGTATCAGATAAGATGTTTTAAAAATGggtttaacaattttttttttgttgttaatTATCTCATACATTGTCTATCCCTATCCATAAGATATGAATAAAGTTGGTAGTGGACTGGTGCACAAAATGCCAGAATAATAGTAAACCCTGATGCTATATTACCATATAATTATTTCATCATGCATGTCAAACATGCAGTTTGACTATTTCAATTTTCGGTATCTCTTAACATTCAATAATTTTATAGCTTCAACTCTGAATTATTTCAAGAAAACGAGATTTCAACTATAAAGATGCTTTAAACATCTTTGATTATTAACATGTCATGCATCTACATAGATTTTGTGAAGCCATTCATtataaagagagagagagagagagagagagagagagagagagagagattcaGAAGGGTTGAAACTTTAGGTTTAACCTAATTGTAAAAAAGGGGGGGAAGAATGATTATATGGTTGATAGTGTCAAATTTTGTAAAGTCTATGGTGGCGGAAAAAACTGGCTTCCACGCAACCAATAgttttaacataaaaatatttgAGTAGCTATCCAAATCCCATCCCCTATTTTCTTGAATTACAAGATACCTCAATTAATCAACATCTCCTGTATGTTTTCATTTGATCATTGATAAAGTTTACCATTTGTTAGAGGGAGCCAACAAGAACCATCATTCTGTTTCTATCAATAAGGATTTCAATTCCTTTAAACAAGTAGTAATGGTACCTTCTTTATCAAGTCAAGATGGTGCCCACAACATAAATCTTTTTCCAACTACAAATTGACCCCTTTCTATTATTAGTCCCCTAGTTACCAAATACTGCACATTAGCATCGTACATTCCGGGGTTGTCTGGAACATTTTGGATAAGATCTATTGGGGCAAATTATTATTCTGCGCTGGAACCATCTGGATTAACCAGGAATGAAATGAAAACCCTTTCTATGCATTCATTGTATCACACTTTAAATGACCAATGGGGGTATTAAGATATATATGTGGAACAAACATGGCTTTTGTTTAGATTCCAGTAGAAGTTCCTGTTGGCTGAAGATTCCAAATTTATTCGTTTAACAAGATGGATGGCTTTATTCAAAGGCTGAGTCTGTCTGTCACTATCCATGTTTACACTCCAAAAACAACTTAACAACAGTAGATTAAGgggacaaaaaaatcaaaaaaaaaaaagaaaaacctcaCGATTGCTGTTTCTACATCATATAGAACTTTCTACCGAGATTTTCTTACAAAAATTGTACACCCTATTCTCGTGTAACGAGAACTAAAACGCAGGAGAATCCGTGGTGGTGTGTGTAGAGGAAGATATTGATGGTGAATTTGATTGAACTCTCCCTTCACTATGGCTGCCCCTTTCTTCGGAATGTGATTGTTGTGGTCTTTGAGCCACTGTTCCTGATGGTTGAGGAAGTGCAGGCAATGGAGCGGCAACCGGGGTGTAGATTCCACTAGTTGGTGTCACGGTGGCTGTTTTAGTTGAAGTCGTGGTCGTGGTCATTGTGGAATAATCCGGTGGAGGTACCCATATGCCTCCAACCACCACAAATTGAGGTGCCTGTGGATTGGCATTGTTGTGGACAGTTGGGCTTGGTCTCCTTGTGTGCAATCTATATTTCTGAAATAGATAAAAACATATGAAAGATTAAGGCTATGCCTATGCTACAACTTAAATGTATAATTTTGCAGATAGATAAAAATTTGAGACCACAATTTACACCTAAAATCTATAGAAAACTTGGTCGACATTGACAAATATAGTAGAACACACACTAGTCCGATTGCAGTATTTTCTCAAAAGCAGATCATGGATTTGCTAAAACAGAAACCCTATCGATTTATCCCTAATATATACCAAACCATCAAAATGTAACAGCATGTTCAAGAAAAGATTACCAACGAGAAAACGGTAAACCAACCGTTACACCCTTTTTAATttactgcaaaaaaaaaaaaaagataatcaAAGATTTAAAAAGATGAAATAATCAGTAGTAGGAACCTGTAAATGACTCTTGACTTCATCATTCGTAAGTCCATCGACCTTCATCAGCTCCCTAATTTGCTTTGGTGTTGCGACTGCAAAACAAAACCCATTTATAATCGTCGCCTAAATGAACAACATAAATGATAGGAATTCAATTACAAAGAAATAGTAGTATTACAGACCGTGAGAACCCCCGAGTTGCTGGAGAGCAT
This window of the Gossypium arboreum isolate Shixiya-1 chromosome 12, ASM2569848v2, whole genome shotgun sequence genome carries:
- the LOC108483768 gene encoding uncharacterized protein LOC108483768 isoform X1, encoding MEMAVHCNSASLSCKTWRNRGPTLLPARLCSLPQTPFSFRSDTLKLSTCSWDKVASAVASEESAVGSSSSGTDVFNLTYLEGNSWLWDISGVRVLVDPILVGNLDFGIPWLYDAAKKFLKNFQLTDLPQVDCLLITQSLDDHCHLKTLKPLSEMSPNLRVIATPNAKPLLDPLFRNVTYLEPGQESEVEAENGSKVRIRATAGPVLGPPWQRPENGYLVISPRGQLTLYYEPHCV
- the LOC108483768 gene encoding uncharacterized protein LOC108483768 isoform X2 — protein: MEMAVHCNSASLSCKTWRNRGPTLLPARLCSLPQTPFSFRSDTLKLSTCSWDKVASAVASEESAVGSSSSGTDVFNLTYLEGNSWLWDISGVRVLVDPILVGNLDFGIPWLYDAAKKFLKNFQLTDLPQVDCLLITQSLDDHCHLKTLKPLSEMSPNLRVIATPNAKPLLDPLFRNVTYLEPGQESEVEAENGSKVRIRATAGPVLGPPWQRPENG